In Penaeus monodon isolate SGIC_2016 chromosome 26, NSTDA_Pmon_1, whole genome shotgun sequence, the following are encoded in one genomic region:
- the LOC119590112 gene encoding uncharacterized protein LOC119590112 isoform X2 — translation MESPVKNTSGESPEPLEVDDWGDNDDGDEDIVEGDDNDDGDEGNDPLHVDDDSTDMPRETSNYSQAQSLYLSEKQGKKNIMLKDGQVVQRKKAQRKDKGSRRISREGSMMQVELLISLVQERRAIYDPSDPVHGNRYVIAALWNDIATEMKCKESDCKEKWQQLRSNFMREKRRFTTHTSGSASIKAKKWVFYNAMEFLIPYVTPRTRSCNVPPPPNEDIKSEFDMDDAASDDTSSTTNITDAPDSVRSVQTANNIDICEGGITRTSTPVIKQPSSYTRKHNASKRCRCELPSDVDGQIMGELQKLREQAVCKNENESDPDRQFLLSLLPLFKQLSPIDSIDIKIEIHQAFRRKLAKDQNSSYGYWTGQHQYLSHNTLSPCASDSASSEFTYL, via the exons ATGGAGTCACCTGTCAAGAATACTTCCGGAGAGTCTCCAG AGCCTTTAGAAGTTGATGATTGGGgagacaatgatgatggtgatgaagacattgtagagggtgatgataatgatgatggggatgaaggGAATGATCCCTTGCATGTTGATGATGACTCGACCGATATGCCACGAGAAACCTCTAATTATAGCCAG GCTCAGTCTCTGTACCTGTCTGAGAAACAAGGTAAAAAGAACATCATGCTGAAGGACGGCCAGGTTGTGCAGAGAAAGAAAGCGCAGCGCAAAGATAAAGGA TCAAGGCGAATCAGCCGAGAAGGAAGCATGATGCAAGTGGAACTCCTCATCAGTTTAGTGCAAGAACGACGTGCTATTTATGATCCTAGTGATCCTGTGCACGGTAATCGTTATGTAATTGCTGCGTTATGGAATGATATTGCTACagaaatgaaatgcaaag AATCTGATTGCAAGGAGAAATGGCAGCAATTAAGGAGCAACtttatgagagaaaaaaggagatttaCTACTCATACATCTGGATCAGCTAGCATCAAAGCCAAGAAATGGGTATTCTACAATGCTATGGAATTCCTCATACCCTATGTGACACCACGAACCAGATCATGTAATGTACCACCACCCCCTAATGAGGACATAAAATCTGAATTTGATATGGATGATGCTGCATCTGATGATACTTCATCAACTACTAATATCACGGATGCACCTGACAGTGTGCGTTCTGTACAAACAGCAAACAACATTGACATCTGTGAAGGGGGAATTACGAGGACGTCTACACCTGTTATCAAGCAGCCATCATCTTACACAAGGAAGCATAATGCCAGCAAAAGATGTCGCTGCGAGCTTCCAAGTGATGTAGATGGGCAAATCATGGGGGAGTTGCAAAAGTTGCGAGAACAAGCAgtttgtaaaaatgaaaatgaatctgACCCAGATCGCCAGTTCCTGTTaagtcttctccctctttttaaaCAATTGTCACCCATCGACAGTATTGACATTAAAATAGAAATACATCAGGCCTTTCGTAGAAAACTCGCCAAGGACCAAAACTCTAGCTATGGTTACTGGACTGGCCAACACCAATACCTATCTCATAATACACTATCACCGTGTGCTAGTGATAGTGCTTCTTCTGAGTTCACTTATTTGTGA
- the LOC119590112 gene encoding uncharacterized protein LOC119590112 isoform X1: protein MESPVKNTSGESPDVTGVSRSGRVRKKSSKLADFESPDEIDTRFKRKTDRPQKSPQKGSDVYDESDGEIDDDLLEVKDEPLEVDDWGDNDDGDEDIVEGDDNDDGDEGNDPLHVDDDSTDMPRETSNYSQAQSLYLSEKQGKKNIMLKDGQVVQRKKAQRKDKGSRRISREGSMMQVELLISLVQERRAIYDPSDPVHGNRYVIAALWNDIATEMKCKESDCKEKWQQLRSNFMREKRRFTTHTSGSASIKAKKWVFYNAMEFLIPYVTPRTRSCNVPPPPNEDIKSEFDMDDAASDDTSSTTNITDAPDSVRSVQTANNIDICEGGITRTSTPVIKQPSSYTRKHNASKRCRCELPSDVDGQIMGELQKLREQAVCKNENESDPDRQFLLSLLPLFKQLSPIDSIDIKIEIHQAFRRKLAKDQNSSYGYWTGQHQYLSHNTLSPCASDSASSEFTYL, encoded by the exons ATGGAGTCACCTGTCAAGAATACTTCCGGAGAGTCTCCAG ACGTGACAGGAGTGTCGCGCtcagggagggtgaggaagaaatCATCAAAGTTAGCAGACTTCGAGTCTCCGGATGAGATCGACACCAGGTTTAAGCGTAAAACTGACAGGCCGCAAAAATCACCACAAAAA GGTAGTGATGTATATGATGAATCAGATGGTGAGATTGATGATGACTTACTTGAAGTAAAAGATG AGCCTTTAGAAGTTGATGATTGGGgagacaatgatgatggtgatgaagacattgtagagggtgatgataatgatgatggggatgaaggGAATGATCCCTTGCATGTTGATGATGACTCGACCGATATGCCACGAGAAACCTCTAATTATAGCCAG GCTCAGTCTCTGTACCTGTCTGAGAAACAAGGTAAAAAGAACATCATGCTGAAGGACGGCCAGGTTGTGCAGAGAAAGAAAGCGCAGCGCAAAGATAAAGGA TCAAGGCGAATCAGCCGAGAAGGAAGCATGATGCAAGTGGAACTCCTCATCAGTTTAGTGCAAGAACGACGTGCTATTTATGATCCTAGTGATCCTGTGCACGGTAATCGTTATGTAATTGCTGCGTTATGGAATGATATTGCTACagaaatgaaatgcaaag AATCTGATTGCAAGGAGAAATGGCAGCAATTAAGGAGCAACtttatgagagaaaaaaggagatttaCTACTCATACATCTGGATCAGCTAGCATCAAAGCCAAGAAATGGGTATTCTACAATGCTATGGAATTCCTCATACCCTATGTGACACCACGAACCAGATCATGTAATGTACCACCACCCCCTAATGAGGACATAAAATCTGAATTTGATATGGATGATGCTGCATCTGATGATACTTCATCAACTACTAATATCACGGATGCACCTGACAGTGTGCGTTCTGTACAAACAGCAAACAACATTGACATCTGTGAAGGGGGAATTACGAGGACGTCTACACCTGTTATCAAGCAGCCATCATCTTACACAAGGAAGCATAATGCCAGCAAAAGATGTCGCTGCGAGCTTCCAAGTGATGTAGATGGGCAAATCATGGGGGAGTTGCAAAAGTTGCGAGAACAAGCAgtttgtaaaaatgaaaatgaatctgACCCAGATCGCCAGTTCCTGTTaagtcttctccctctttttaaaCAATTGTCACCCATCGACAGTATTGACATTAAAATAGAAATACATCAGGCCTTTCGTAGAAAACTCGCCAAGGACCAAAACTCTAGCTATGGTTACTGGACTGGCCAACACCAATACCTATCTCATAATACACTATCACCGTGTGCTAGTGATAGTGCTTCTTCTGAGTTCACTTATTTGTGA
- the LOC119590112 gene encoding HMG box-containing protein 4-like isoform X3: MESPVKNTSGESPDVTGVSRSGRVRKKSSKLADFESPDEIDTRFKRKTDRPQKSPQKGSDVYDESDGEIDDDLLEVKDEPLEVDDWGDNDDGDEDIVEGDDNDDGDEGNDPLHVDDDSTDMPRETSNYSQAQSLYLSEKQGKKNIMLKDGQVVQRKKAQRKDKGKSRFTAYMLWAREIRPGIIQANPNMDFSAVNKRLGELWALVPTTQKYNWKRRAKRLAAKGNQKGSMISTGKAAKQSQNTARSNLINKGGVKPQQVVRTSSKQSDVGPPAPTQKAHTSTPKANRSVVTSISDHSPPSAYKVTGSSPIDVAAHIKLLGESLNNIGQKLKEHEGQIAVSGSLSVLLDSMLCVLGPLTCLTAQVEEIRGAVPEPTLMNILDNIAYIMPGIV, from the exons ATGGAGTCACCTGTCAAGAATACTTCCGGAGAGTCTCCAG ACGTGACAGGAGTGTCGCGCtcagggagggtgaggaagaaatCATCAAAGTTAGCAGACTTCGAGTCTCCGGATGAGATCGACACCAGGTTTAAGCGTAAAACTGACAGGCCGCAAAAATCACCACAAAAA GGTAGTGATGTATATGATGAATCAGATGGTGAGATTGATGATGACTTACTTGAAGTAAAAGATG AGCCTTTAGAAGTTGATGATTGGGgagacaatgatgatggtgatgaagacattgtagagggtgatgataatgatgatggggatgaaggGAATGATCCCTTGCATGTTGATGATGACTCGACCGATATGCCACGAGAAACCTCTAATTATAGCCAG GCTCAGTCTCTGTACCTGTCTGAGAAACAAGGTAAAAAGAACATCATGCTGAAGGACGGCCAGGTTGTGCAGAGAAAGAAAGCGCAGCGCAAAGATAAAGGA AAATCAAGATTCACAGCCTATATGTTGTGGGCCAGAGAAATCAGACCTGGCATTATACAGGCAAATCCCAACATGG ATTTTTCTGCTGTGAATAAGAGACTGGGAGAATTATGGGCATTAGTACCAACAACCCAGAAATAT AACTGGAAACGTCGAGCAAAACGCCTGGCTGCCAAAGGTAATCAGAAGGGCTCCATGATTAGCACAGGCAAGGCTGCCAAACAGTCTCAGAACACCGCTCGCAGCAATCTCATCAACAAAGGTGGTGTGAAACCCCAACAAGTTGTGCGCACATCGTCAAAGCAGTCGGATGTGGGACCGCCAGCGCCTACCCAGAAGGCACACACGTCAACACCAAA AGCAAATCGATCTGTTGTAACATCTATCAGTGACCACAGTCCACCAAGTGCCTACAAAGTGACTGGAAGTTCACCTATTGACGTTGCTGCGCACATCAAGCTACTGGGAGAATCACTGAACAATATTGGACAAAAGCTGAAGGAACATGAG GGTCAGATTGCTGTGTCAGGGAGTTTGTCTGTGCTGCTAGACTCGATGTTGTGTGTCCTTGGACCACTGACATGCCTAACAGCCCAGGTAGAGGAGATAAGGGGAGCTGTACCAGAGCCCACTTTGATGAATATACTTGATAACATTGCATATATAATGCCTGGCATTGTTTAA